In a genomic window of Pseudomonas oryzihabitans:
- the crcB gene encoding fluoride efflux transporter CrcB, producing the protein MPYALFAVMFGGALGSACRWWVGLRLNALFPLLPMGTLLVNLVGGFVIGLALGLFTRYPGLDPYWKLLLVTGFCGGFTTFSTFSAEVVTLLQSGRLGWAALTVTLHVLGSLLMTLAGFALAGRLG; encoded by the coding sequence ATGCCCTATGCCCTGTTCGCGGTGATGTTCGGGGGAGCCCTGGGGAGCGCCTGCCGCTGGTGGGTCGGCCTGCGCCTGAATGCGCTGTTCCCCCTGCTGCCCATGGGCACGCTGTTGGTGAATCTGGTCGGCGGTTTCGTGATCGGTCTGGCCCTGGGCCTGTTCACCCGCTATCCGGGGCTGGACCCCTACTGGAAGCTGCTGCTGGTGACCGGCTTCTGCGGCGGCTTCACCACCTTCTCGACCTTTTCCGCCGAGGTGGTGACGCTGCTGCAAAGCGGTCGCCTGGGCTGGGCGGCGCTCACCGTCACCCTCCATGTGCTGGGGTCGCTGCTGATGACGCTGGCCGGCTTCGCCCTGGCCGGTCGCCTCGGCTGA